The DNA sequence tccttgtccttgtccctgGTTTTACTGGGCTCAGAATACCCACGGACGAGCTTCACCCCGCTCATGTAGCTCCCACCACCGAATCTCTGATAGACAGATGAAGTGACCCATGAAAGCATGCCGTCTGAGGTTAACCAAGCCGTATTGGCGTCCTGGTAAGTGGCCATGCTATTCATGTAGGTCCCGAAGAGCCGGTAGCTTTGGGGTTGCGATTGGCCTTGGGAGTCAGCGTTGGCAGCAGGGGTATTATGCTCCTTCAAGCGAGTCGCACTCGCTGACCgggatgagcttgttgacTTAAGATTTTCCCGCGACGCTTTTGGCGTAATGTTTTTCCTCGCACCCGATGGGCTACGATCTCTGCCTAGTTAGTCGTCAGTGTCAATACGATTGTAAATGCAAGGACAACGGCTTGATATACCAGCATATTGCCATGGCTTCGTCTTGAGGTAACCCTGGGAATATGTTAGACCGTTCTTTAGCATAAGGCATGATTATGCGCACCTCTTCAAGTTGTGCAGCAAGATTCTCCTCGCAAGGACGTAATGTCGAGCTATCTTGATAGAACCAAGTTCCTCGCCGTACTAACACCAGTTAGTCGACGGTAATGGTATGTCATGTCGCAGCGAACCTTCATAGACTGGACCCAGCCAGTAAACAGGAGCCAGCTCTCGAGCTTCGATGTCGACATCAAAGAGAAAGTCTTCATTCACGGGAACACGAACGGCACTGGAATTAGAATCCTCGTGATCAAGGGCCTTCTCCGACTTCTCGCCAGCCGCATCTgcttttctctttcttgaGAGTAGACGGGCACCAGGAGCCTGACTCCGAGCGTCCTCCATCGCTTCCAACAGCTTCTGATACTCTCcctccaaggccttggaaTCGGAGGTAGAAAAGGCGGAATACTTCTTTGGCGGCGTTGCAGGCTTTTCAGGTTGCGCTGAACGGCTAGGGGAGGTCAACTGAGGCTTCCGCTTAGGAACCTACCCACGTGGTCAGCTAGGAACCAGCAATGTAGGAGGAGTCCTTACGTCGACGGCGTGAAACCACTGGACTCTTAAAGGCGGACATCCTGCAGGGTATGATTTGAAGCTTTGGCCGTAGAGATGCGTCGTGCTGTGATCGTCAGGATTTGCGGGAACAggagctggtcgagcttCCTCCGGCTTGGCCTTCTGAGTAGGAGTTGTACTGCGGCTACTGGCCCATGGATTAATGGAGTCGACGGCAGAACTCAAGTAAGACTTTTCAGTCTTCTTTTCGGCTGCCCCTGAGGCCATGGTGGCGCGATATGATCGTGACCATATACAGCGCGAAAACCTGTTGGTGAGCAGGACAACAGACCGTTGCGAGGCCGAAGTCAGGGTGAGTGAGCGTCCTCGGAAACACGAGATAGCCAACGCGGATTTTCCTCCTAAAGGATCCCGTAGTAAAGTCGGATTTCCGGCGTGATAGATTGAACGATGAAGCCCAGCTAGCCTTGGTATCGGTCAGTCTGAGCTGTTAAGCAGTGACGATTGCAGTCGCAGcagtgatggtgatggttaTATGAGTTTTGCTCAAATTGAACACATTTCCATCAGAAATATGGCAACGCACAAATCAAGTcaaagaaggcaaaggccaaggcgtTGACAGAAGATAGGCCAAATGTGTTCTGATGAATTGCGATAAGGCGGAGGATTCATGTGAAGATGACGTCCCTTGCTGAGAGTGGAGGTGACGACACGAATCGCAAACGTGTGCCTGAACTAAGGCAGCCTGGTAACATTAGTGGGGGGCTTGAACAGCTTCACCCAGGGATGCTCAACTGACGGGCACTATATCACAGTTGATGAGGAAGCTTCAATTTTTCGGATACAAGagttttttctttttttttcttagaGAGTAGATTAGCCCATTCCCATTGTGAAGGTTTAACCACGGCTTTTAACTGGATGCCTAAATACATCCAAAATGCCTGCGGACCCTGCCACCGTTCCAAGCCACCACGTGTATTAGACAGTTCAATACTCCTCCGTAAGTACTCCGTCCAAAGATGTCTGTGGATTTCCCTGCCAGCGATGAACAACGTGTCCCTGTCAGATAGACTTTGTTAAATCGATGCACCTCATTCTTGGCCACCTCTTTCCCCAGGCACGcaaggcaggcaggcaggcaggcatgCTTTCCTCGCATTCCAACCCATCCACCTGGCACAAGTTGCTTATCTCTCCCGAATGAGATGAGAGCAAGAGTTAGGCGGAGCATGACGGCGTCGCTTTCGGCGTTCAACCAGTAATACTGATGTCTCATATACCCAGCCCTGAGTATGTTCATGGCTCAATACTTTTATAGCTCCGGTTTGTTACAGAGACAGTAGTCCCGCTTGAAGGATGGAAGCCCATTGAGCTTGCTTCTGTTGAGCGAGATCCGCGGCCGtttggccatggctgtctCGCAGGCCACGAATATCTCCCTCTGCCGGGACGGAGAGGCGTCCGACGCCCAGAACTTGAGCCACCGAGCGAGCAGTTTCGGGGAAAGCCGCATCCGGGATGGTAGAGCACAGccagagaagaagccaaagtGTCTCTTCCTGGTTGTGTTCAATGGCAAGATGCAACCCGCTCTTCATGTCGGCGAGGGGATCTTGGTACCTGACGAAGGACGCCAGATCTTCAATCTCGTCACTCGCATCCCGGAGCAACTCAACAATTCCGCCAACGTCGCCCTCGGCGGACATGACATGCAGCGCACGAGCCGGACGGGCCTCAGGGTGGCTCTCGAGGTATGCCTCCTCAGTAATCGATGGTAGGATGTCTAGGTTTTCCTGAACGCCACCCTCGTTGACATATCTCGTGAGAATTGCAGCGCCCGGGGGCGCAGAGAGGAACTGGTTGGTGGCCGAGGGCCCTGCGTCGTTTGCTGGCAAATAGGTACTGCAACTCGGGCATTTGAGAGAGACCGCTACATCGGAGGACTGGTCCAACAAGCATTGCCTATTGACGTTTTAGCCGAGATTGTAGCACCACAGGCGATCGTCTCAAAAGCATCCAACATACCAATGAAAGTGACATCCACAGGGCAATTCGAGGTCATCGGGGACTGATTGCGAGACTGTGCTAGGGCCAGCGCTGGACGCcccagcctcatcatccacATCCTCGTCCGGATCCAAACGCAACACCAACGACTCCTCACAGACCTTGCAAAGGGACATCCTAGTACGGCGTAGTGAATGGCTGTTCAGGATGTTTCGGCTCACCAAGGATTAGACAGGGTGCTGTAAAAGTCTTGCTAGCTGTCCGTCACAAACAAATTGTGAAAGGCTTGGAGGCGCGTTTTGGGTCTCTTCCCTTCCGTCCTATCGCGTTTTTTCCTGCTGGTTCAGAcccaacttttttttttcttctcctgcAATGCGAAGGAAACGAAAACCCAAGTGGGTGAGTAGACCTTACGCAACCGAGTGGGGCTTGGTTCATGATTTGCGAAAGCGAGTTGGTTTACGAATCACTTCCAGGCGGCAACATTTTGATAGGTTTAGCTTACACTCTAATACCCTGCCTGGGGAGGCAGATGAAGGAAGAATTGGAACGAAATAGGGTGCCTAGATCTCCGTCGTAAGCATCCGTACCTTGTTCATGGCCGCCTGGTAAACGCGTATCCGCTGCACTGCCATCCCAATGGTGGCCATTACATCACCGCTCTCAAGCCCCAAAGGTCCTTCCACCAGGGACAGCTCCCCGCAGTGACCAGACAATTAAGTACCTCTAATCAGCCAATCAGGTATAGCGGCTATGAGTTTACCGCCATTCAATACCCAGCGTAAAAGGAGGGGTACCTTGTCAGCTTCCTTGAGAAAGTACCAGCGCCGGACTCCCGTCTCTGCTTGGACACCTCCCCACCCATGCTATGCCACCTAAAGACGGTCCCTCTCCCTTTCAGGTGCCCAATTCTCGCATCATCCTTTCCAGCTTCAACTCCGTCACTGGAATCAAGACCTCAACTTCTCAACATTCCCCTGCCAGCAAGTATCGCACAAATATTGCCGGCCTCCCTTCGAGTGCTGGCCTCTCCTTAACAACTCGGcccctctccatctctcctCGCGCCCCCTCTGCGCGACCCCCTCCCCCACCATGAACGTTTTGAAGCTTCAGAGGTCGGTTGCGCCGGATCTTGCGGGCTGCCTCGTAATACTGACAGCGTCCCAATAGGAAGTTTCCTCAGTTCCAGCAGAACGagatcttctccttgtccgATGCCTTCCAGCGACTCGATGTCGACGACAAGGGATACCTGGATGAAGCCACTGCTATCAAGGCCACGCAACAGAGCGAAAACCAACCTTATGATGTTGTGCGCCAAGCGCTGAAGGAAGTCGAGCTTGACTCGTCACGGCGCGTTGAACTTGAGGACTATGTTAGCGTATGTCTCCCGGCTCAAGTTTCCACGACTGTCACTAACCTCTCTGCCACAAGCTCATCTCCAAACTCCGCGAATCCTCCCCTGCTCAGAAGCGCATGTCCACGGGCCCATCCGCCTCTTCCGCGCCCGGCATTGTCGCGCAGCGCACTGGAGGGCATGCTTCCAAGAGCAGCGTGAGCGGCAAGATTCATGTCCAGGGTTCCAATGCCAACATCACCCACACCATCAACGAGGATGAGCGAACCGAGTTCACCCGCCACATCAATGCCGTGCTCGCTGGCGATCCCGACATCGACAGCCGTCTACCATTCCCTACCGACACTTTTGAGATGTTCGACGAGTGCAAGGATGGTCTGGTtctcgccaagctcatcaacgacAGTGTACCTGACACCATCGATGAGCGTGTCCTCAACATTCCCGGCAGGAAGACGAAAAATCTCAATGCCTTCCAGATGAGTGAGAACAACAACATTGTTATCGAGTCCGCCAAGGGTATCGGCTGCTCTGTTGTGAACATTGGTGCCGGCGACATCATCGAGGTTAGGGAGCATCTGATCCTGGGTCTGATCTGGCAGATTATTCGCCGTGGACTGTTGGGCAAGATTGATATCAAACTGCACCCCGAACTTTACCGATtgcttgaggaggacgagacTCTCGAGCAGTTCCTCAGACTACCCCCCGAGCAAATCTTGCTCCGGTGGTTCAACTATCatctcaaggctgccaacTGGGGCCGCAAGTACGTCGATTCGAACCGCACAAGGTCAGCATTTACTAACATTTTGCAACAGGGTTAACAACTTCTCCTCCGATGTCAAGGACGGCGAGAACTACGCCGTTTTGCTTGCACAGATTGGCCCCGAATATGGAGTCACACGTGCACCATTGCAGAAGCAGGATCTTCACGATCGAGCCGAGGCGGTTCTTCAGGAGGCCGACAAGCTTGGTTGCCGCAAGTTCTTGACACCAAAGTCTCTTGTCGCCGGAAACCCGAAGCTGAACCTAGCATTTGTTGCCAACCTGTTCAACAATCACCCCGCTCTTGATCCtatcaccgaggaggagaagcttgaggtCGAGGACTTCGATGCGGAGGGCGAGCGTGAGGCAAGAGTTTTTACTCTTTGGCTCAACAGTCTGGATGTGCAACCAGCTGTCGTATCCTTCTTCGATGATCTTCGAGACGGCAGCATTCTCCTCCAAGCCTACGACAAGGTGATCCCCGGTTCCGTCAACCCCCGCCACGTCAACAAACGACCAGCCCATGGTGGAGAGATGTCGAGGTTCAAGGCTGTGGAGAACACCAACTATGCGATCGAGCTGGGCAAGCAAAACCGCTTTTCGCTGGTGGGCATTCAGGGTGCCGACATCACCGACGGACAGCGAACTTTGActcttggcctcgtgtgGCAGCTTATGCGCAAGGATATCACTGTCACTCTTTCATCCCTGGCTCAGAAGCTTGGCAAGAGGGAGATTACAGACTCTGAGATGGTGCGATGGGCCAAT is a window from the Fusarium keratoplasticum isolate Fu6.1 chromosome 5, whole genome shotgun sequence genome containing:
- a CDS encoding RING-type domain-containing protein, with translation MSLCKVCEESLVLRLDPDEDVDDEAGASSAGPSTVSQSVPDDLELPCGCHFHWQCLLDQSSDVAVSLKCPSCSTYLPANDAGPSATNQFLSAPPGAAILTRYVNEGGVQENLDILPSITEEAYLESHPEARPARALHVMSAEGDVGGIVELLRDASDEIEDLASFVRYQDPLADMKSGLHLAIEHNQEETLWLLLWLCSTIPDAAFPETARSVAQVLGVGRLSVPAEGDIRGLRDSHGQTAADLAQQKQAQWASILQAGLLSL